A single region of the Acanthopagrus latus isolate v.2019 chromosome 11, fAcaLat1.1, whole genome shotgun sequence genome encodes:
- the LOC119028871 gene encoding complement factor H-like isoform X4: MHIITISCVLFLWVCTLTTVKCQDCTRQKFLESKLYDANFDTTNLEESYSGGKQVRVGCKVGYTGFFKIICTQGEWISKGTKCQPRSCGHPGDAQFADFQLEEGNDFVFGSKVVYTCHKGYQMVSRINYRRCMAAGWDGVVPVCEAQQCPVINVDDNVQVNGDPEEATFGNVVRFSCKSNTEILFGPAEIYCDDSGSWSSEAPKCKAIKCEAPKIENGIVHGNIREYNEHDVLHFDCIDKYKRTEERPSKCTKIGMRAEWSPTPMCEPIKCRLTLPPLEGTSYEPVYRNVFSPDEQVTVTCGEKYWITSPRHTSAVTTCTDSGEWTIRPVCKEVTCSNQRPQHVYSWNVYWGQKMILYDTARYRCRANYKSPDGSYMATCTRDGWRPNPLCQEITCVGEDIPHANIVNRKWRYTNNQRADYECEEGYKGRPTRTCGENGWTGDSQCTEITCEREDIPHANILSPKLRYTNNQRAEYECEEGYKGRPTRTCGEYGWTGDSQCTAILCDKPVIQDAGIIDIEKESYHHRDQVQFQCKNGMNKGFTVTCEQGNWTEIQSCAACPKPDVPNGFVKVRKNNYKLYYTCNPGYKLYTDAWWGEAECLGIEWSESVQCIEETKCGEIPAIPHAKVERQHRAYEQNESVPITCETGYQAQDDHLICQEGNWTLNGTSLETATLQHICTPTEMPCGHPPKFENAVVVTSYQQKFLSGSAVTYQCRARYIMDEENTGTLQCIDGEWEKKSITCTSL; the protein is encoded by the exons ATGCACATAATAACAATAAGCTGCGTCCTATTTCTGTGGGTGTGTACACTGACCACTGTGAAATGTCAAG ACTGCACACGTCAAAAGTTTCTAGAGAGCAAACTCTATGATGCAAATTTCGACACAACTAATCTGGAAGAAAGCTATTCCGGTGGGAAACAAGTAAGAGTGGGCTGCAAAGTCGGTTACACAGGCTTTTTCAAAATCATCTGTACCCAGGGAGAATGGATATCTAAAGGCACCAAATGTCAGC CAAGATCATGTGGTCACCCTGGCGATGCCCAGTTTGCAGATTTTCAACTTGAAGAGGGAAACGATTTTGTCTTCGGTTCAAAAGTTGTATACACCTGCCACAAAGG TTACCAAATGGTGAGTCGCATAAACTACCGGCGTTGCATGGCTGCAGGCTGGGATGGTGTTGTTCCTGTCTGTGAAG CTCAACAGTGCCCAGTGATCAATGTCGATGATAATGTCCAGGTGAATGGGGACCCAGAAGAAGCAACCTTTGGCAACGTAGTTCGCTTTAGCTGTAAATCTAACACTGAAATCCTGTTCGGCCCAGCGGAGATCTATTGTGATGACAGTGGATCGTGGAGTAGCGAAGCTCCAAAATGCAAAG cAATAAAATGTGAAGCACCTAAAATTGAAAATGGTATTGTGCATGGAAATATCCGTGAGTACAATGAACATGACGTTCTGCATTTTGATTGCATTGACAAATACAAACGCACTGAAGAGAGACcttcaaaatgcacaaaaatcgGAATGAGAGCAGAGTGGAGCCCAACGCCTATGTGTGAAC CCATTAAATGTAGACTGACACTGCCGCCACTTGAAGGAACCAGCTATGAACCtgtttacagaaatgtgttttcacctgaTGAACAAGTTACTGTCACTTGTGGAGAGAAGTACTGGATTACTAGCCCTCGGCACACCTCAGCAGTAACTACATGCACTGACAGTGGAGAATGGACTATCAGACCTGTATGCAAAG AGGTTACATGCAGCAATCAACGCCCGCAACATGTGTATTCTTGGAATGTCTACTGGGGGCAAAAAATGATACTTTATGATACTGCAAGATACAGGTGTAGGGCAAACTACAAGAGCCCAGATGGCAGCTACATGGCCACATGCACCAGAGATGGGTGGAGACCAAATCCACTTTGTCAAG AAATAACTTGTGTGGGCGAAGATATCCCACATGCAAATATCGTCAACCGCAAGTGGAGATACACAAACAATCAACGGGCCGATTATGAGTGTGAAGAAGGTTATAAAGGACGTCCTACTCGAACCTGTGGGGAAAATGGTTGGACCGGGGATTCCCAGTGTACAG aaataacTTGTGAAAGAGAGGATATCCCGCATGCAAATATTCTCAGCCCCAAGCTGAGATACACAAACAATCAACGGGCCGAATATGAGTGCGAGGAAGGTTATAAAGGACGTCCTACTCGAACCTGTGGGGAATATGGTTGGACCGGGGATTCACAGTGTACAG CGATACTGTGTGACAAACCTGTCATCCAAGACGCTGGCATTATCGACATTGAGAAGGAAAGTTACCACCACAGGGACCAAGTCCAATTTCAATGCAAGAATGGCATGAATAAAGGGTTTACTGTCACCTGTGAGCAAGGTAACTGGACTGAGATCCAAAGTTGTGCAG cATGTCCAAAACCCGATGTTCCCAATGGATTTGTTAAAGTTCGCAAAAACAACTACAAGCTGTACTACACCTGCAATCCTGGTTACAAGCTTTACACCGATGCCTGGTGGGGTGAAGCTGAATGTCTTGGCATAGAGTGGTCTGAATCAGTCCAATGCATCG AGGAAACGAAGTGTGGAGAAATTCCTGCAATCCCTCATGCAAAAGTGGAACGTCAACATAGAGCTTATGAACAAAACGAAAGCGTCCCGATTACTTGTGAGACGGGATACCAAGCTCAGGATGACCACTTAATTTGTCAGGAGGGAAATTGGACCTTAAATGGAACATCACTTGAAACAGCAACACTTCAACACATCTGTACAC CTACTGAGATGCCCTGTGGTCACCCACCTAAATTTGAGAATGCTGTTGTTGTGACTTCATATCAGCAGAAGTTCTTGTCTGGATCTGCAGTGACTTATCAGTGCCGTGCTAGGTATATAAtggatgaagaaaacacaggaacactTCAATGCATTGATGGGGAATGGGAGAAGAAGAGCATTACATGCACAT CTCTGTAG
- the LOC119028871 gene encoding complement factor H-like isoform X3, translated as MHIITISCVLFLWVCTLTTVKCQDCTRQKFLESKLYDANFDTTNLEESYSGGKQVRVGCKVGYTGFFKIICTQGEWISKGTKCQPRSCGHPGDAQFADFQLEEGNDFVFGSKVVYTCHKGYQMVSRINYRRCMAAGWDGVVPVCEAQQCPVINVDDNVQVNGDPEEATFGNVVRFSCKSNTEILFGPAEIYCDDSGSWSSEAPKCKAIKCEAPKIENGIVHGNIREYNEHDVLHFDCIDKYKRTEERPSKCTKIGMRAEWSPTPMCEPIKCRLTLPPLEGTSYEPVYRNVFSPDEQVTVTCGEKYWITSPRHTSAVTTCTDSGEWTIRPVCKEVTCSNQRPQHVYSWNVYWGQKMILYDTARYRCRANYKSPDGSYMATCTRDGWRPNPLCQEITCVGEDIPHANIVNRKWRYTNNQRADYECEEGYKGRPTRTCGENGWTGDSQCTEITCEREAIPHAKIVKPKWRYTINQRAEYECEEGYKGRPTRTCGENGWTGDSQCTAILCDKPVIQDAGIIDIEKESYHHRDQVQFQCKNGMNKGFTVTCEQGNWTEIQSCAACPKPDVPNGFVKVRKNNYKLYYTCNPGYKLYTDAWWGEAECLGIEWSESVQCIEETKCGEIPAIPHAKVERQHRAYEQNESVPITCETGYQAQDDHLICQEGNWTLNGTSLETATLQHICTPTEMPCGHPPKFENAVVVTSYQQKFLSGSAVTYQCRARYIMDEENTGTLQCIDGEWEKKSITCTSL; from the exons ATGCACATAATAACAATAAGCTGCGTCCTATTTCTGTGGGTGTGTACACTGACCACTGTGAAATGTCAAG ACTGCACACGTCAAAAGTTTCTAGAGAGCAAACTCTATGATGCAAATTTCGACACAACTAATCTGGAAGAAAGCTATTCCGGTGGGAAACAAGTAAGAGTGGGCTGCAAAGTCGGTTACACAGGCTTTTTCAAAATCATCTGTACCCAGGGAGAATGGATATCTAAAGGCACCAAATGTCAGC CAAGATCATGTGGTCACCCTGGCGATGCCCAGTTTGCAGATTTTCAACTTGAAGAGGGAAACGATTTTGTCTTCGGTTCAAAAGTTGTATACACCTGCCACAAAGG TTACCAAATGGTGAGTCGCATAAACTACCGGCGTTGCATGGCTGCAGGCTGGGATGGTGTTGTTCCTGTCTGTGAAG CTCAACAGTGCCCAGTGATCAATGTCGATGATAATGTCCAGGTGAATGGGGACCCAGAAGAAGCAACCTTTGGCAACGTAGTTCGCTTTAGCTGTAAATCTAACACTGAAATCCTGTTCGGCCCAGCGGAGATCTATTGTGATGACAGTGGATCGTGGAGTAGCGAAGCTCCAAAATGCAAAG cAATAAAATGTGAAGCACCTAAAATTGAAAATGGTATTGTGCATGGAAATATCCGTGAGTACAATGAACATGACGTTCTGCATTTTGATTGCATTGACAAATACAAACGCACTGAAGAGAGACcttcaaaatgcacaaaaatcgGAATGAGAGCAGAGTGGAGCCCAACGCCTATGTGTGAAC CCATTAAATGTAGACTGACACTGCCGCCACTTGAAGGAACCAGCTATGAACCtgtttacagaaatgtgttttcacctgaTGAACAAGTTACTGTCACTTGTGGAGAGAAGTACTGGATTACTAGCCCTCGGCACACCTCAGCAGTAACTACATGCACTGACAGTGGAGAATGGACTATCAGACCTGTATGCAAAG AGGTTACATGCAGCAATCAACGCCCGCAACATGTGTATTCTTGGAATGTCTACTGGGGGCAAAAAATGATACTTTATGATACTGCAAGATACAGGTGTAGGGCAAACTACAAGAGCCCAGATGGCAGCTACATGGCCACATGCACCAGAGATGGGTGGAGACCAAATCCACTTTGTCAAG AAATAACTTGTGTGGGCGAAGATATCCCACATGCAAATATCGTCAACCGCAAGTGGAGATACACAAACAATCAACGGGCCGATTATGAGTGTGAAGAAGGTTATAAAGGACGTCCTACTCGAACCTGTGGGGAAAATGGTTGGACCGGGGATTCCCAGTGTACAG AAATAACTTGTGAAAGAGAAGCTATCCCGCATGCAAAGATTGTCAAACCCAAGTGGAGATACACTATCAATCAACGGGCCGAATATGAGTGCGAGGAAGGTTATAAAGGACGTCCTACTCGAACCTGTGGGGAAAATGGTTGGACCGGGGATTCACAGTGTACAG CGATACTGTGTGACAAACCTGTCATCCAAGACGCTGGCATTATCGACATTGAGAAGGAAAGTTACCACCACAGGGACCAAGTCCAATTTCAATGCAAGAATGGCATGAATAAAGGGTTTACTGTCACCTGTGAGCAAGGTAACTGGACTGAGATCCAAAGTTGTGCAG cATGTCCAAAACCCGATGTTCCCAATGGATTTGTTAAAGTTCGCAAAAACAACTACAAGCTGTACTACACCTGCAATCCTGGTTACAAGCTTTACACCGATGCCTGGTGGGGTGAAGCTGAATGTCTTGGCATAGAGTGGTCTGAATCAGTCCAATGCATCG AGGAAACGAAGTGTGGAGAAATTCCTGCAATCCCTCATGCAAAAGTGGAACGTCAACATAGAGCTTATGAACAAAACGAAAGCGTCCCGATTACTTGTGAGACGGGATACCAAGCTCAGGATGACCACTTAATTTGTCAGGAGGGAAATTGGACCTTAAATGGAACATCACTTGAAACAGCAACACTTCAACACATCTGTACAC CTACTGAGATGCCCTGTGGTCACCCACCTAAATTTGAGAATGCTGTTGTTGTGACTTCATATCAGCAGAAGTTCTTGTCTGGATCTGCAGTGACTTATCAGTGCCGTGCTAGGTATATAAtggatgaagaaaacacaggaacactTCAATGCATTGATGGGGAATGGGAGAAGAAGAGCATTACATGCACAT CTCTGTAG
- the LOC119028871 gene encoding complement factor H-like isoform X5: MHIITISCVLFLWVCTLTTVKCQDCTRQKFLESKLYDANFDTTNLEESYSGGKQVRVGCKVGYTGFFKIICTQGEWISKGTKCQPRSCGHPGDAQFADFQLEEGNDFVFGSKVVYTCHKGYQMVSRINYRRCMAAGWDGVVPVCEAQQCPVINVDDNVQVNGDPEEATFGNVVRFSCKSNTEILFGPAEIYCDDSGSWSSEAPKCKAIKCEAPKIENGIVHGNIREYNEHDVLHFDCIDKYKRTEERPSKCTKIGMRAEWSPTPMCEPIKCRLTLPPLEGTSYEPVYRNVFSPDEQVTVTCGEKYWITSPRHTSAVTTCTDSGEWTIRPVCKEVTCSNQRPQHVYSWNVYWGQKMILYDTARYRCRANYKSPDGSYMATCTRDGWRPNPLCQEITCVGEDIPHANIVNRKWRYTNNQRADYECEEGYKGRPTRTCGENGWTGDSQCTEITCEREDIPHANILSPKLRYTNNQRAEYECEEGYKGRPTRTCGEYGWTGDSQCTEITCEREAIPHAKIVKPKWRYTINQRAEYECEEGYKGRPTRTCGENGWTGDSQCTACPKPDVPNGFVKVRKNNYKLYYTCNPGYKLYTDAWWGEAECLGIEWSESVQCIEETKCGEIPAIPHAKVERQHRAYEQNESVPITCETGYQAQDDHLICQEGNWTLNGTSLETATLQHICTPTEMPCGHPPKFENAVVVTSYQQKFLSGSAVTYQCRARYIMDEENTGTLQCIDGEWEKKSITCTSL; this comes from the exons ATGCACATAATAACAATAAGCTGCGTCCTATTTCTGTGGGTGTGTACACTGACCACTGTGAAATGTCAAG ACTGCACACGTCAAAAGTTTCTAGAGAGCAAACTCTATGATGCAAATTTCGACACAACTAATCTGGAAGAAAGCTATTCCGGTGGGAAACAAGTAAGAGTGGGCTGCAAAGTCGGTTACACAGGCTTTTTCAAAATCATCTGTACCCAGGGAGAATGGATATCTAAAGGCACCAAATGTCAGC CAAGATCATGTGGTCACCCTGGCGATGCCCAGTTTGCAGATTTTCAACTTGAAGAGGGAAACGATTTTGTCTTCGGTTCAAAAGTTGTATACACCTGCCACAAAGG TTACCAAATGGTGAGTCGCATAAACTACCGGCGTTGCATGGCTGCAGGCTGGGATGGTGTTGTTCCTGTCTGTGAAG CTCAACAGTGCCCAGTGATCAATGTCGATGATAATGTCCAGGTGAATGGGGACCCAGAAGAAGCAACCTTTGGCAACGTAGTTCGCTTTAGCTGTAAATCTAACACTGAAATCCTGTTCGGCCCAGCGGAGATCTATTGTGATGACAGTGGATCGTGGAGTAGCGAAGCTCCAAAATGCAAAG cAATAAAATGTGAAGCACCTAAAATTGAAAATGGTATTGTGCATGGAAATATCCGTGAGTACAATGAACATGACGTTCTGCATTTTGATTGCATTGACAAATACAAACGCACTGAAGAGAGACcttcaaaatgcacaaaaatcgGAATGAGAGCAGAGTGGAGCCCAACGCCTATGTGTGAAC CCATTAAATGTAGACTGACACTGCCGCCACTTGAAGGAACCAGCTATGAACCtgtttacagaaatgtgttttcacctgaTGAACAAGTTACTGTCACTTGTGGAGAGAAGTACTGGATTACTAGCCCTCGGCACACCTCAGCAGTAACTACATGCACTGACAGTGGAGAATGGACTATCAGACCTGTATGCAAAG AGGTTACATGCAGCAATCAACGCCCGCAACATGTGTATTCTTGGAATGTCTACTGGGGGCAAAAAATGATACTTTATGATACTGCAAGATACAGGTGTAGGGCAAACTACAAGAGCCCAGATGGCAGCTACATGGCCACATGCACCAGAGATGGGTGGAGACCAAATCCACTTTGTCAAG AAATAACTTGTGTGGGCGAAGATATCCCACATGCAAATATCGTCAACCGCAAGTGGAGATACACAAACAATCAACGGGCCGATTATGAGTGTGAAGAAGGTTATAAAGGACGTCCTACTCGAACCTGTGGGGAAAATGGTTGGACCGGGGATTCCCAGTGTACAG aaataacTTGTGAAAGAGAGGATATCCCGCATGCAAATATTCTCAGCCCCAAGCTGAGATACACAAACAATCAACGGGCCGAATATGAGTGCGAGGAAGGTTATAAAGGACGTCCTACTCGAACCTGTGGGGAATATGGTTGGACCGGGGATTCACAGTGTACAG AAATAACTTGTGAAAGAGAAGCTATCCCGCATGCAAAGATTGTCAAACCCAAGTGGAGATACACTATCAATCAACGGGCCGAATATGAGTGCGAGGAAGGTTATAAAGGACGTCCTACTCGAACCTGTGGGGAAAATGGTTGGACCGGGGATTCACAGTGTACAG cATGTCCAAAACCCGATGTTCCCAATGGATTTGTTAAAGTTCGCAAAAACAACTACAAGCTGTACTACACCTGCAATCCTGGTTACAAGCTTTACACCGATGCCTGGTGGGGTGAAGCTGAATGTCTTGGCATAGAGTGGTCTGAATCAGTCCAATGCATCG AGGAAACGAAGTGTGGAGAAATTCCTGCAATCCCTCATGCAAAAGTGGAACGTCAACATAGAGCTTATGAACAAAACGAAAGCGTCCCGATTACTTGTGAGACGGGATACCAAGCTCAGGATGACCACTTAATTTGTCAGGAGGGAAATTGGACCTTAAATGGAACATCACTTGAAACAGCAACACTTCAACACATCTGTACAC CTACTGAGATGCCCTGTGGTCACCCACCTAAATTTGAGAATGCTGTTGTTGTGACTTCATATCAGCAGAAGTTCTTGTCTGGATCTGCAGTGACTTATCAGTGCCGTGCTAGGTATATAAtggatgaagaaaacacaggaacactTCAATGCATTGATGGGGAATGGGAGAAGAAGAGCATTACATGCACAT CTCTGTAG
- the LOC119028871 gene encoding complement factor H-like isoform X2: protein MHIITISCVLFLWVCTLTTVKCQDCTRQKFLESKLYDANFDTTNLEESYSGGKQVRVGCKVGYTGFFKIICTQGEWISKGTKCQPRSCGHPGDAQFADFQLEEGNDFVFGSKVVYTCHKGYQMVSRINYRRCMAAGWDGVVPVCEAQQCPVINVDDNVQVNGDPEEATFGNVVRFSCKSNTEILFGPAEIYCDDSGSWSSEAPKCKAIKCEAPKIENGIVHGNIREYNEHDVLHFDCIDKYKRTEERPSKCTKIGMRAEWSPTPMCEPIKCRLTLPPLEGTSYEPVYRNVFSPDEQVTVTCGEKYWITSPRHTSAVTTCTDSGEWTIRPVCKEVTCSNQRPQHVYSWNVYWGQKMILYDTARYRCRANYKSPDGSYMATCTRDGWRPNPLCQEITCEREDIPHANILSPKLRYTNNQRAEYECEEGYKGRPTRTCGEYGWTGDSQCTEITCEREAIPHAKIVKPKWRYTINQRAEYECEEGYKGRPTRTCGENGWTGDSQCTAILCDKPVIQDAGIIDIEKESYHHRDQVQFQCKNGMNKGFTVTCEQGNWTEIQSCAACPKPDVPNGFVKVRKNNYKLYYTCNPGYKLYTDAWWGEAECLGIEWSESVQCIEETKCGEIPAIPHAKVERQHRAYEQNESVPITCETGYQAQDDHLICQEGNWTLNGTSLETATLQHICTPTEMPCGHPPKFENAVVVTSYQQKFLSGSAVTYQCRARYIMDEENTGTLQCIDGEWEKKSITCTSL from the exons ATGCACATAATAACAATAAGCTGCGTCCTATTTCTGTGGGTGTGTACACTGACCACTGTGAAATGTCAAG ACTGCACACGTCAAAAGTTTCTAGAGAGCAAACTCTATGATGCAAATTTCGACACAACTAATCTGGAAGAAAGCTATTCCGGTGGGAAACAAGTAAGAGTGGGCTGCAAAGTCGGTTACACAGGCTTTTTCAAAATCATCTGTACCCAGGGAGAATGGATATCTAAAGGCACCAAATGTCAGC CAAGATCATGTGGTCACCCTGGCGATGCCCAGTTTGCAGATTTTCAACTTGAAGAGGGAAACGATTTTGTCTTCGGTTCAAAAGTTGTATACACCTGCCACAAAGG TTACCAAATGGTGAGTCGCATAAACTACCGGCGTTGCATGGCTGCAGGCTGGGATGGTGTTGTTCCTGTCTGTGAAG CTCAACAGTGCCCAGTGATCAATGTCGATGATAATGTCCAGGTGAATGGGGACCCAGAAGAAGCAACCTTTGGCAACGTAGTTCGCTTTAGCTGTAAATCTAACACTGAAATCCTGTTCGGCCCAGCGGAGATCTATTGTGATGACAGTGGATCGTGGAGTAGCGAAGCTCCAAAATGCAAAG cAATAAAATGTGAAGCACCTAAAATTGAAAATGGTATTGTGCATGGAAATATCCGTGAGTACAATGAACATGACGTTCTGCATTTTGATTGCATTGACAAATACAAACGCACTGAAGAGAGACcttcaaaatgcacaaaaatcgGAATGAGAGCAGAGTGGAGCCCAACGCCTATGTGTGAAC CCATTAAATGTAGACTGACACTGCCGCCACTTGAAGGAACCAGCTATGAACCtgtttacagaaatgtgttttcacctgaTGAACAAGTTACTGTCACTTGTGGAGAGAAGTACTGGATTACTAGCCCTCGGCACACCTCAGCAGTAACTACATGCACTGACAGTGGAGAATGGACTATCAGACCTGTATGCAAAG AGGTTACATGCAGCAATCAACGCCCGCAACATGTGTATTCTTGGAATGTCTACTGGGGGCAAAAAATGATACTTTATGATACTGCAAGATACAGGTGTAGGGCAAACTACAAGAGCCCAGATGGCAGCTACATGGCCACATGCACCAGAGATGGGTGGAGACCAAATCCACTTTGTCAAG aaataacTTGTGAAAGAGAGGATATCCCGCATGCAAATATTCTCAGCCCCAAGCTGAGATACACAAACAATCAACGGGCCGAATATGAGTGCGAGGAAGGTTATAAAGGACGTCCTACTCGAACCTGTGGGGAATATGGTTGGACCGGGGATTCACAGTGTACAG AAATAACTTGTGAAAGAGAAGCTATCCCGCATGCAAAGATTGTCAAACCCAAGTGGAGATACACTATCAATCAACGGGCCGAATATGAGTGCGAGGAAGGTTATAAAGGACGTCCTACTCGAACCTGTGGGGAAAATGGTTGGACCGGGGATTCACAGTGTACAG CGATACTGTGTGACAAACCTGTCATCCAAGACGCTGGCATTATCGACATTGAGAAGGAAAGTTACCACCACAGGGACCAAGTCCAATTTCAATGCAAGAATGGCATGAATAAAGGGTTTACTGTCACCTGTGAGCAAGGTAACTGGACTGAGATCCAAAGTTGTGCAG cATGTCCAAAACCCGATGTTCCCAATGGATTTGTTAAAGTTCGCAAAAACAACTACAAGCTGTACTACACCTGCAATCCTGGTTACAAGCTTTACACCGATGCCTGGTGGGGTGAAGCTGAATGTCTTGGCATAGAGTGGTCTGAATCAGTCCAATGCATCG AGGAAACGAAGTGTGGAGAAATTCCTGCAATCCCTCATGCAAAAGTGGAACGTCAACATAGAGCTTATGAACAAAACGAAAGCGTCCCGATTACTTGTGAGACGGGATACCAAGCTCAGGATGACCACTTAATTTGTCAGGAGGGAAATTGGACCTTAAATGGAACATCACTTGAAACAGCAACACTTCAACACATCTGTACAC CTACTGAGATGCCCTGTGGTCACCCACCTAAATTTGAGAATGCTGTTGTTGTGACTTCATATCAGCAGAAGTTCTTGTCTGGATCTGCAGTGACTTATCAGTGCCGTGCTAGGTATATAAtggatgaagaaaacacaggaacactTCAATGCATTGATGGGGAATGGGAGAAGAAGAGCATTACATGCACAT CTCTGTAG